A single region of the Lotus japonicus ecotype B-129 chromosome 4, LjGifu_v1.2 genome encodes:
- the LOC130713077 gene encoding uncharacterized mitochondrial protein AtMg00810-like encodes MSYGVLFRSLFFPLPQSLTQDKYAYDLFSRALMLEASHVSTPLTVGSHLVSFGDAYSDPTHYRSLVGALQYLTITRPDLSYVVNTVSQFLQAPTVYHFQAVKRIFRYVCGTQHFGLTFRRTSSPAVLGYSDAD; translated from the exons ATGAGTTATGGAGTCCTCTTTCGATCTCTTTTTTTCCCACTCCCACAAAGCTTAACACAA GACAAATATGCCTATGATTTGTTTTCTCGTGCTCTGATGCTTGAGGCCAGTCATGTTTCGACGCCCTTGACTGTTGGTTCTCATCTTGTCAGTTTCGGTGATGCTTACTCAGATCCTACGCATTATCGCTCTTTGGTTGGGGCCTTGCAGTATTTAACTATTACTCGCCCTGACTTGTCATATGTTGTTAATACCGTTAGTCAGTTCCTTCAGGCTCCGACTGTGTATCATTTTCAGGCCGTCAAACGCATTTTCCGTTATGTCTGTGGCACGCAACACTTCGGTCTTACGTTTCGTCGTACCTCTTCCCCCGCTGTACTTGGTTATAGTGATGCTGATTGA